One part of the Ursus arctos isolate Adak ecotype North America unplaced genomic scaffold, UrsArc2.0 scaffold_16, whole genome shotgun sequence genome encodes these proteins:
- the MTG2 gene encoding mitochondrial ribosome-associated GTPase 2: MVPSRLLSVGPRTVLGIVGRWTRVWLWPASPRLCSASCADRAKYQEPPRKKLLSEKKLKRHFVDHRRVLVCGGRGGDGVSCFHSEPRKEFGGPDGGDGGSGGHVILRADQQVKSLSSVLSRYQGAHGEAGGRKNCSGRSGTLLYVRVPVGTLVKEGKEVVADLSCPGDEYIAALGGAGGKGNRFFLANDNRAPVTCTPGEPGQQRVLFLELKTVAHAGMVGFPNAGKSSLLRAISNARPAVASYPFTTLKPHVGIVHCEDHQQIAVADIPGIVRGAHQNRGLGSTFLRHIERCRFLLFIVDLSEPEPWTQVEDLKSELEKYEAGLSERPHVIVANKIDLPQARAALPPLRARLGRSVIALSAATGENLEELLLHLQELHGQHVAAELRW, encoded by the exons ATGGTGCCTTCGAGGCTTCTCTCCGTAGGACCTCGGACTGTGCTTGGGATCGTGGGGCGCTGGACTCGGGTCTGGCTGTGGCCTGCTTCTCCCAGGCTGTGCTCAGCCAGCTGTGCGGACCGCGCCAAGTACCAGGAACCCCCCAGGAAAAAACTGCTCTCCGAGAAAAAACTG AAGAGGCATTTTGTGGACCATCGCCGAGTACTTGTCTGCGGGGGCCGTGGAGGCGACGGGGTGAGCTGCTTCCACAGTGAGCCCCGGAAGGAGTTCGGAGGCCCCGACGGTGGTGACGGAGGCAGCGGTGGCCACGTCATCCTCAGAG CTGACCAGCAAGTCAAGTCGCTGTCCTCAGTGCTGTCGCGGTACCAGGGTGCCCACGGAGAGGCCGGCGGCAGGAAGAACTGCTCTGGGCGCAGCGGCACCCTCCTCTACGTCCGG GTCCCTGTGGGCACATTagtgaaggagggaaaggaagtcgTGGCTGACCTGTCGTGCCCAGGCGATGAGTACATCGCTGCTCTGGGCGGGGCAGGAGGAAAAGGTAACCGCTTTTTCCTGGCCAATGATAACCGCGCACCTGTGACTTGCACCCCCGGAGAGCCCGGTCAGCAGCGTGTCCTCTTCCTGGAGCTCAAGACAGTGGCCCACGCTGGGATG GTTGGGTTCCCCAATGCAGGGAAGTCCTCGCTTCTCCGGGCCATTTCGAACGCAAGACCTGCTGTGGCTTCCTACCCGTTCACCACCTtaaagccccacgttgggatTGTTCACTGTGAGGACCACCAGCAGATAGCAG TGGCTGACATCCCAGGCATCGTCCGGGGCGCACACCAGAACCGGGGCCTGGGGAGCACCTTCCTCAGGCACATCGAGCGCTGCCGCTTCCTCTTGTTCATCGTGGATCTTTCAGAGCCAGAGCCGTGGACTCAGGTGGAGGACCTGAAGTCCGAGCTGGAGAAGTACGAAGCCGGCCTGTCCGAACGACCCCACGTGATCGTAGCGAATAAGATCGACCTCCCTCAGGCCAGAGCCGCTCTGCCCCCGCTGCGGGCCCGCCTGGGCCGGAGCGTCATCGCGCTGTCGGCGGCAACCGGGGAGAACTTGGAGGAGCTGCTGCTGCACCTGCAGGAGCTCCACGGCCAGCACGTGGCGGCCGAGCTCAGGTGGTAG
- the HRH3 gene encoding histamine H3 receptor — MERTPPDGPLNASGALAGEAAAAGGARGFSAAWTAVLAALMALLIVATVLGNALVMLAFVADSSLRTQNNFFLLNLAISDFLVGAFCIPLYVPYVLTGRWPFSRGLCKLWLVVDYLLCTSSVFNIVLISYDRFLSVTRAVSYRAQQGDTRRAVQKMVLVWVLAFLLYGPAILSWEYLSGGSSIPEGHCYAEFFYNWYFLITASTLEFFTPFLSVTFFNLSIYLNIQRRTRGRLDGARDPEPAPEAQPSPPPAAPGCWGCWHRARGEALPLHRYGVGVGDAAPGAEAGEAALGGGSGGGAAASPTSSSGSSSRGTERPRSLKRGSKPSASSASLEKRMKMVSQSITQRFRLSRDKKVAKSLAVIVSIFGLCWAPYTLLMIIRAACHGHCVPDYWYETSFWLLWANSAVNPVLYPLCHYSFRRAFTKLLCPQKLKIQPHSSLERCWK, encoded by the exons ATGGAGCGCACGCCGCCCGACGGGCCGCTGAACGCGTCGGGGGCGCTGGCGGGCGAGGCGGCGGCTGCGGGCGGGGCGCGCGGCTTCTCCGCCGCCTGGACCGCGGTGCTGGCCGCGCTCATGGCGCTGCTTATCGTGGCCACGGTGCTCGGCAACGCGCTGGTCATGCTCGCCTTCGTGGCCGACTCGAGCCTCCGCACCCAGAACAACTTCTTTCTGCTCAACCTCGCCATCTCCGACTTCCTCGTGG GGGCCTTCTGCATCCCACTCTATGTGCCCTATGTGCTGACCGGCCGCTGGCCCTTTAGCCGGGGTCTCTGTAAGCTGTGGCTGGTGGTGGACTACCTGCTCTGCACCTCGTCTGTCTTCAACATCGTTCTCATCAGCTACGACCGCTTCCTGTCAGTCACCCGTGCG GTGTCCTACCGGGCCCAGCAGGGCGACACGCGGCGGGCGGTGCAGAAGATGGTGCTGGTGTGGGTGCTGGCCTTCCTGCTGTACGGGCCGGCCATCCTGAGCTGGGAGTACCTGTCCGGCGGCAGCTCCATCCCGGAGGGCCACTGCTACGCCGAGTTCTTCTACAACTGGTACTTCCTCATCACGGCCTCCACGCTCGAGTTCTTCACACCCTTCCTCAGCGTCACCTTCTTCAACCTGAGCATCTACCTGAACATCCAGAGGCGCACCCGGGGCCGGCTGGACGGGGCGCGCGACCCCGAGCCCGCGCCCGAGGCTCAGccctccccgccgcccgccgcgcctggctgctggggctgctggcacAGGGCGCGAGGGGAGGCCCTGCCGCTGCACAGGTACGGGGTCGGGGTCGGCGACGCGGCCCCTGGCGCCGAGGCCGGGGAGGCGGCCCTCGGGGGCGGCAGCGGCGGGGGCGCCGCGGCCTCGCCCACCTCCAGCTCCGGCAGCTCCTCGCGGGGCACAGAGCGGCCGCGCTCGCTCAAGCGGGGCTCCAAGCCCTCGGCGTCGTCCGCCTCGCTGGAGAAGCGCATGAAGATGGTGTCCCAGAGCATCACCCAGCGCTTCCGGCTGTCGCGGGACAAGAAGGTGGCCAAGTCGCTGGCCGTCATCGTGAGCATCTTCGGGCTCTGCTGGGCCCCGTACACACTCCTGATGATCATCCGGGCCGCCTGCCACGGCCACTGCGTCCCTGACTACTGGTACGAGACATCCTTCTGGCTGCTGTGGGCCAACTCGGCCGTCAACCCCGTCCTCTACCCGCTGTGCCACTACAGTTTCCGACGAGCCTTCACCAAGCTGCTCTGCCCCCAGAAGCTCAAGATCCAGCCCCACAGCTCCCTGGAGCGCTGCTGGAAGTGA